A window from Vulcanimicrobium alpinum encodes these proteins:
- a CDS encoding ABC transporter permease has translation MTDVKAVMDARAGDAVAKKRREATLRNGGLAIGFVVLVFAVNALTHGAFLTAGNLTNVLRQITVNAIMAVGQTFVIITAGIDLSVGSIVGLGGVVAALTANALHLPAPLAFVVTLLAALAVGSAAGWINALPVVKLGLPPFITTLAMMQVARGLAYILAHGQPIPLNDSDPFTWLGTGTFFSVPGFTGIPYQVVVMLIVVFAFALLLGRTVFGRYVLALGGNEEAARLAGVNTSRMKTLVYVISGGLSALAGLVLMSRFASGGPQTGTGYELQAIAAVVVGGTSLMGGRGTIVGTFFGALLIGVLNNVMNLLNIESYTQMIVLGIVILLALVLDALRKRWVASH, from the coding sequence ATGACCGACGTCAAGGCGGTGATGGACGCGCGCGCCGGCGACGCCGTCGCGAAGAAACGCCGCGAAGCGACCCTGCGCAACGGCGGCCTCGCGATCGGGTTCGTCGTGCTGGTCTTCGCGGTCAACGCGCTCACGCACGGCGCGTTCCTCACGGCGGGCAACCTCACCAACGTTCTGCGCCAGATCACCGTCAACGCGATTATGGCCGTCGGGCAGACGTTCGTGATCATCACCGCCGGGATCGATCTCTCGGTCGGCTCGATCGTCGGCCTGGGCGGTGTCGTCGCCGCGCTGACGGCGAACGCGCTGCATCTCCCCGCGCCGCTCGCGTTCGTCGTGACCCTGCTCGCCGCGCTCGCGGTGGGGAGCGCGGCCGGCTGGATCAACGCGCTGCCGGTGGTGAAGCTCGGCCTGCCGCCCTTCATCACGACGCTCGCGATGATGCAGGTCGCACGCGGCCTCGCGTACATCCTCGCCCACGGCCAGCCGATCCCGCTCAACGACAGCGATCCGTTCACGTGGCTGGGGACGGGGACATTTTTCAGCGTGCCCGGCTTCACGGGGATCCCGTACCAAGTCGTCGTGATGCTGATCGTCGTGTTCGCGTTCGCGCTCTTGCTGGGCCGCACGGTCTTCGGGCGCTACGTGCTGGCGCTGGGCGGCAACGAGGAAGCGGCGCGGCTCGCCGGCGTCAACACGTCGCGGATGAAGACGCTGGTCTACGTGATCTCGGGCGGACTCTCCGCGCTCGCCGGGCTCGTGCTCATGTCGCGCTTCGCGTCGGGCGGTCCGCAGACCGGGACCGGTTACGAACTGCAGGCGATCGCGGCGGTCGTCGTCGGCGGCACCTCGCTGATGGGCGGGCGCGGGACGATCGTCGGAACGTTCTTCGGCGCGCTGCTGATCGGCGTGCTCAACAACGTGATGAACCTGCTCAACATCGAGTCGTACACGCAGATGATCGTGCTCGGCATCGTCATCCTGCTCGCGCTGGTCCTCGACGCGCTGCGCAAGCGCTGGGTCGCATCGCACTGA
- a CDS encoding sugar ABC transporter ATP-binding protein, translated as MTVAPPAAPLLRMTGIAKAFPGVKALDGVTFDVNAGEVHALVGENGAGKSTLMKILAGAQPADAGEIVIDGTVVAIDGPKAAERLGIGMIYQEFNLVPDFGVVENIVLGNEPRRGVLLDRAAAHEQATRVLADLGIALPLDVPARRLTVAQQQLTEIAKALARHARLIVMDEPTAALTEREIDALFGLIGKLKAQGVAFVYISHRLEELPRIADRITVLRDGKAIETRPIAQMPQDEMIRLMVGRSLEAHFPEVPPVAPDARVVLDVKGLSAHGSVPVHDVTFSVRAGEVVGLAGLVGAGRTDIVRAIAGADIPTSGEIAVEGKRVIVRSPHDAIAAGIALITEDRKAQGLVLGMSVRENTTLASLKRFVRGAFVDRSVETATTNEEIAELRIRTPSSEQIVRNLSGGNQQKVVLAKWLVDRAHVFLFDEPTRGIDVGAKAEIYALMVELLQRGAAIVMVSSELPEVLGMSHRVLVVRGGRIQAELARGEATSENVIAAAAAVKAAPAKAAPE; from the coding sequence ATGACCGTCGCGCCTCCGGCTGCGCCGCTGCTGCGCATGACCGGGATCGCGAAAGCGTTTCCCGGCGTCAAGGCGCTCGACGGCGTCACCTTCGACGTGAACGCCGGCGAAGTGCATGCGCTCGTCGGTGAGAACGGCGCCGGCAAGTCGACGCTGATGAAGATCCTCGCCGGCGCGCAGCCGGCCGACGCGGGCGAGATCGTGATCGACGGCACCGTCGTCGCGATCGACGGGCCGAAGGCCGCCGAACGTTTGGGGATCGGGATGATCTATCAGGAGTTCAACCTGGTCCCCGACTTCGGCGTAGTCGAGAACATCGTGCTCGGCAACGAACCACGCCGCGGCGTGCTGCTCGATCGCGCGGCGGCGCACGAGCAGGCGACGCGCGTCCTCGCCGACTTGGGGATCGCATTGCCGCTCGACGTCCCGGCGCGCCGGCTCACCGTCGCGCAGCAGCAGCTCACCGAGATCGCGAAGGCGCTCGCGCGCCACGCGCGCCTCATCGTCATGGACGAACCGACCGCGGCGCTCACCGAACGCGAGATCGACGCGCTCTTCGGGCTGATCGGCAAGCTCAAAGCGCAGGGCGTTGCATTCGTCTACATCTCGCACCGCCTCGAAGAACTGCCGCGGATCGCCGACCGCATCACCGTCCTGCGCGACGGCAAAGCGATCGAGACGCGGCCGATCGCGCAGATGCCGCAGGACGAGATGATCCGTCTGATGGTCGGCCGCTCGCTCGAGGCGCACTTCCCCGAGGTGCCGCCGGTCGCGCCCGATGCGCGCGTCGTGCTCGACGTGAAGGGACTCTCCGCACACGGCAGCGTTCCCGTGCACGACGTGACGTTCTCCGTGCGCGCGGGCGAGGTCGTCGGACTCGCCGGGCTCGTCGGCGCCGGGCGCACCGACATCGTGCGCGCGATCGCCGGCGCCGACATCCCCACCAGCGGCGAGATCGCGGTCGAAGGGAAGCGCGTGATCGTGCGCTCGCCGCACGACGCGATCGCCGCCGGGATCGCGCTGATCACCGAAGACCGCAAGGCACAGGGCCTGGTGCTCGGGATGAGCGTGCGCGAGAACACGACGCTCGCGAGCCTCAAGCGCTTCGTCCGCGGCGCGTTCGTCGACCGCTCCGTCGAAACGGCGACGACGAACGAGGAGATCGCCGAGCTGCGCATCCGCACGCCGTCGAGCGAACAGATCGTGCGCAACCTCTCCGGCGGGAACCAGCAGAAGGTCGTGCTCGCGAAGTGGCTGGTCGACCGCGCGCACGTGTTCCTCTTCGACGAGCCGACGCGCGGGATCGACGTCGGCGCCAAGGCGGAGATCTACGCGTTGATGGTGGAGCTGCTGCAGCGTGGTGCAGCGATCGTGATGGTGTCGAGCGAACTTCCCGAAGTGCTCGGCATGTCGCATCGCGTCCTCGTCGTGCGCGGCGGCCGGATCCAGGCCGAACTCGCGCGCGGCGAAGCGACCTCGGAAAACGTGATCGCCGCCGCGGCGGCCGTGAAGGCGGCCCCGGCGAAGGCTGCGCCGGAATGA
- a CDS encoding DUF5069 domain-containing protein has product MEPLDLTTQPPRPPRAVLCGVYFLPRTIDKLRAELPGGVMGPYLNHDTGFSAWVVRKLGLDMNEFRDAVARAATEDDVVAWLAQRIPAGAGESINAKFETFLASRMSPADQQLVRERHPVMAERPDLDRILDILEAEDARAFASR; this is encoded by the coding sequence ATCGAACCGCTCGATCTCACCACACAGCCGCCGCGGCCGCCGCGCGCGGTGCTCTGCGGCGTGTACTTTCTGCCGCGCACGATCGACAAGCTGCGCGCCGAACTGCCGGGCGGCGTGATGGGGCCGTATCTCAACCACGACACCGGTTTCAGCGCTTGGGTCGTGCGCAAGCTCGGCCTCGACATGAACGAGTTCCGCGACGCGGTCGCCCGCGCGGCGACCGAGGACGACGTCGTCGCGTGGCTCGCCCAGCGAATTCCGGCCGGCGCCGGCGAGAGCATCAACGCGAAGTTCGAGACGTTCCTCGCTTCGCGGATGTCGCCCGCAGACCAGCAGCTCGTGCGCGAGCGGCATCCGGTGATGGCCGAACGCCCCGATCTCGACCGCATCCTCGACATCCTCGAAGCCGAAGACGCACGAGCCTTCGCGTCCCGCTGA
- a CDS encoding substrate-binding domain-containing protein: MKKPFVLACTLGLALGGCTQSTDTSTTTTSTAASPSAASSGGGKTIGFSVQNREAHFYQDMEAGMKARAAKYGYTVNVVDAARDNAKQQSQVEDFISQKVAAIVLTPYDSQAIGSAIVEANKAGIPVFTADIANAAKDGKVVSHIASDNVQGGGQAGKLMCAGLPGHVGTIAIIDEPEVTSVQDRVKGFKAALKANCPNVTVVADIDGGGERAKASSVMDDILQSHKDLKGVFGINDDSALGASKSVSAAGLSSKIVIVGYDAQPEAQTAIKNGTMYGDAIQHPDQIGAKTIDAIHDYFNGKTPPAKIAVDVGTFTKADAK; this comes from the coding sequence CACGACCACCACGTCGACCGCTGCAAGCCCGAGCGCCGCGTCGTCCGGCGGCGGCAAGACCATCGGCTTCTCGGTCCAGAACCGCGAAGCGCACTTCTATCAGGACATGGAAGCCGGGATGAAGGCGCGGGCCGCAAAGTACGGCTACACGGTCAACGTCGTCGACGCCGCCCGCGACAACGCGAAACAGCAGAGCCAAGTCGAGGACTTCATCTCGCAGAAGGTCGCCGCGATCGTACTGACTCCGTACGACTCGCAGGCGATCGGGAGCGCGATCGTGGAGGCCAACAAGGCCGGGATCCCGGTCTTCACCGCCGACATCGCCAACGCGGCGAAAGACGGCAAGGTCGTCTCGCACATCGCGAGCGACAACGTGCAGGGCGGCGGACAGGCCGGCAAGTTGATGTGCGCAGGCCTCCCGGGCCACGTCGGCACGATCGCGATCATCGACGAGCCCGAGGTCACCTCGGTGCAGGACCGCGTCAAGGGCTTCAAAGCAGCGCTCAAGGCCAACTGCCCCAACGTCACCGTGGTCGCCGACATCGACGGCGGCGGTGAGCGCGCGAAGGCCTCCTCCGTGATGGACGACATCCTGCAGTCGCACAAAGACCTCAAGGGCGTCTTCGGAATCAACGACGACTCGGCGCTGGGCGCGTCCAAATCGGTCTCCGCCGCCGGGCTCTCGAGCAAGATCGTGATCGTCGGCTACGACGCGCAGCCCGAAGCGCAGACCGCGATCAAAAACGGCACGATGTACGGCGACGCGATCCAGCATCCCGATCAGATCGGCGCGAAGACGATCGACGCGATCCACGACTACTTCAACGGCAAGACGCCGCCCGCGAAGATCGCCGTCGACGTCGGCACGTTCACGAAAGCCGACGCCAAGTAG